Proteins encoded within one genomic window of Nomia melanderi isolate GNS246 chromosome 8, iyNomMela1, whole genome shotgun sequence:
- the Tnpo gene encoding transportin 1 isoform X1, which produces MKMAWQPQEEGLRQILTLLKESQSPDTAIQRTVQQKLEELNKFPDFNNYLIFVLTKLTSEDEPTRSLSGLILKNNVKAHFHKFLPEVTNFIKQECLSAVGDPSPLIRATVGILITTVASRGELTTWPELLPALCQMLDSQDLNVCEGAFGALQKICEDSAEILDSDALNRPLNVLIPKFLQFFRHSSPKIRSHAIACVNQFIVNRAQALMIHIDSFLENLFHLANDDDSEVRKNVCRALVMLLEVRMDRLIPHMHNIIEYMLMRTQDPDEGVALEACEFWLSLAEQPICKDALAPHLTHLVPILVRGMKYSEIDIILLKGDVEEDEMIPDRDEDIRPRFHKSKTHHSHHTTMTKHGDENGGCDEDDVEPEDGCDDDSTLSDWNLRKCSAAALDMLANVFREELLPVLIPILKETLFHQGWEIKESGILALGAIAEGCMGGMIPHLSELIPYLINCLSDKKALVRAITCWTLSRYAHWVCAQPHDTHLKPLMTELLKRILDGNKRVQEAACSAFATLEEEACTELVPYLGFILETLVFAFGKYQHKNLLILYDAIGTLADSVGHHLNKPDYINLLMPPLINKWNVLKDEDKDLFPLLECLSSIATALRSGFLPYCEPVYRRCVSLVEQTLNQHIASTQSPEQFEAPDKDFMIVALDLLSGLAEGLDGHMERLVMNSNVMQLLYQCMQDVMPEVRQSSFALLGDLTKACFQHVLPCIPEFMPILGQNLNPEFISVCNNATWAIGEIAIKLGSDTSVYIPLILTHLIDIINRLNTPKTLLENTAITIGRLGYVCPHDVAPMLQQFVRQWCTSLRSIRDNEEKDSAFRGMCQMITVNPAGVVQDFVFFCDAVASWVTPREDLKDMFQKILHGFKNQVGAENWKRFSDQFPPQLSERLHNMYGV; this is translated from the exons ATGAAAATGGCGTGGCAACCGCAAGAGGAAGGACTTAGACAAATCTTAACGCTCCTCAAGGAGTCCCAGAGCCCGGATACGGCTATTCAACGGACTGTGCAACAA AAAttggaagaattaaataaatttccagaCTTCAACAACTatcttatttttgttttaacaaaGCTCACATCAGAGg atgAACCCACGAGGTCTCTTAGTGGACTGATATTGAAGAATAACGTGAAAgctcattttcataaatttttaccAGAAGTTACAAATTTTATCAAGCAAGAATGTTTATCAGCTGTTGGAGACCCATCACCTCTGATCCGTGCGACTGTTGGTATTTTAATAACTACAGTTGCATCCAGAG GTGAATTGACAACATGGCCAGAGCTACTGCCTGCACTTTGCCAAATGTTGGATTCGCAAGATTTAAATGTTTGTGAAGGTGCATTCGGTGCTCTTCAAAAGATTTGTGAAGATTCTGCAGAAATTTTAGATTCGGATGCACTCAATCGACCTTTAAATGTTCTGATCCCGAAGTTCCTGCAATTTTTCAGACATTCAAGCCCTAAAATTAGATCACATGCTATTGCCTGTGTTAATCAATTCATTGTTAACCGCGCACAGGCTCTTATGATTCACATAGATAGCTTCCTGGAGAATCTCTTCCATTTAGCTAATGATGACGATTCTGAAGTTAGAAAAAATGTTTGCAG AGCTTTGGTTATGTTGCTTGAAGTTCGAATGGATAGATTAATACCACATATGcacaatataatagaatatatgtTAATGAGGACTCAGGATCCAGATGAAGGAGTTGCTTTAGAAGCTTGTGAATTTTGGCTTTCTCTAGCAGAGCAACCAATTTGTAAAGATGCACTTGCACCACATTTAACTCATTTAGTACCTATATTA GTGAGAGGAATGAAATACTCCGAAATTGATATAATACTCCTAAAAGGAGACGTAGAAGAAGATGAAATGATCCCAGATCGGGATGAAGATATCAGGCCAAGATTTCACAAATCAAAAACACACCATTCACACCATACTACTATGACTAAACATGGAGACGAGAATGGTGGTTGCGACGAAGACGACGTAGAACCCGAAGACGGATGTGACGACGATTCAACGCTTAGTGATTGGAATTTGAGAAAGTGTTCTGCAGCTGCCCTAGATATGTTAGCAAATGTATTCAGAGAAGAGTTGTTACCCGTTCTAATACcaattttaaaagaaacacTTTTCCATCAAGGTTGGGAAATCAAAGAATCTGGAATATTAGCGTTAGGCGCTATTGCTGAAG GTTGTATGGGTGGAATGATTCCACATTTGTCCGAATTAATTCCATATCTAATTAATTGCTTGAGCGACAAAAAGGCACTAGTACGGGCTATTACATGCTGGACACTAAGTCGTTACGCACATTGGGTTTGTGCGCAACCACACGATACACATTTGAAGCCATTAATGACTGAATTACTCAAAAGAATACTTGATGGCAATAAACGAGTTCAAGAAGCCGCGTGTTCTGCTTTCGCAACGCTTGAAGAAGAAGCATGCACGGAATTAGTCCCTTACCTTGGATTTATTCTTGAAACGCTTGTTTTTGCTTTCG GCAAATATCAACataaaaatcttttaatattGTACGACGCAATTGGTACGCTTGCTGATTCAGTGGGACATCATCTTAATAAACCAGACTACATTAACCTTCTTATGCCACCGCTAATTAATAAATGGAACGTATTGAAAGACGAAGACAAAGATCTCTTTCCATTGTTAGAATGTCTTTCTTCTATTGCAACTGCATTGCGATCAGGTTTCCTTCCTTACTGCGAACCCGTGTATAG GCGATGCGTATCTCTCGTAGAGCAGACGCTAAATCAACATATAGCAAGTACTCAGAGTCCAGAACAGTTTGAGGCGCCTGACAAAGATTTTATGATTGTTGCATTAGACCTACTTAGTGGCTTAGCAGAAGGATTGGATGGTCACATGGAACGCTTAGTAATGAACAGCAATGTAATGCAACTATTGTATCAGTGTATGCAAGACGTTATGCCTGAAGTTAGACAGAGTAGCTTCGCCTTGCTAGGAGATCTTACGAAAGCGTGTTTCCAACATGTTCTCCCATGTATAC CGGAATTTATGCCTATACTTGGACAGAACTTAAATCCAGAATTTATATCAGTATGTAATAATGCAACATGGGCTATCGGTGAAATAGCTATAAAGCTCG GATCTGACACAAGTGTATATATTCCATTAATTTTGACTCATCTGATCGACATAATCAATAGACTAAATACGCCAAAAACACTATTGGAAAATACGG CCATAACGATCGGTCGCCTAGGTTATGTGTGTCCCCACGACGTCGCCCCCATGTTACAGCAGTTTGTCCGACAGTG GTGTACTTCCCTGCGGAGCATAAGAGACAATGAAGAGAAGGACTCGGCTTTCAGAGGTATGTGTCAGATGATAACGGTGAACCCAGCAGGAGTTGTGCAAGACTTTGTCTTCTTTTGTGATGCTGTCGCGTCTTGGGTCACACCTAGAGAAGATCTTAAAGACATGTTTCAAAAG ATACTACATGGGTTTAAAAATCAGGTTGGTGCGGAAAATTGGAAACGATTTTCAGATCAATTCCCACCACAGCTCAGTGAACGACTCCATAACATGTATGGTGTCTGA
- the LOC116423802 gene encoding F-box/WD repeat-containing protein 9 isoform X1, protein MCDEGQSCDQVEDDQTDFRLSLLDLPIEIFLHICSFLDASTLVHGLSLVCKQFNDVLKDDSLWKVRISHMCPYTDYPILSPDEDNELFWKLSCVALEKQTSLWRKEDSIEKLSLSNVQYSTIDGLLLMQNGSICISGARDRSLVCWKLPGEGSEKENVTRVDLAHDGWIWDLTSIDNIVYSCGWDQSVKAWRLTNTGLVKFMTYDMIVTGALLCITSCPDLDLFATGSSCKSVLVYDARRGYSPIARYEPHKMAVVTLAMNSQFILSASEDKTVSVWDQRARKTINNITISHTRFPMRIFMQKDIVYVGDNRSYLHILDPKKDFKVVKWYPTGHRKAISGVHVAPGCLITSSTDGTVRIATPTDPPRHLVTLDSNYGEIASIDYSNEVLAVSGTEGIEIWRPK, encoded by the exons ATGTGTGATGAAGGACAAAGTTGTGATCAAGTTGAAGATGATCAAACTGACTTTCGATTGTCTTTATTGGATCTTCCAATCGAG atatttctcCATATCTGCTCCTTCCTAGATGCATCTACCTTAGTACATGGTTTGAGCTTAGTTTGTAAACAATTTAATGATGTTTTAAAGGACGACTCACTATGGAAAGTGAGAATTAGCCACATGTGTCCATATACGGATTACCCAATTTTGTCTCCTG ATGAAGATAATGAACTGTTTTGGAAGTTATCCTGTGTCGCATTGGAAAAACAAACTTCATTATGGAGGAAAGAAGATTCCATAGAAAAACTGTCTCTTAGCAATGTACAGTATAGTACTATTGATGGTTTGCTATTAATGCAG AATGGAAGTATTTGTATATCTGGAGCAAGAGATCGATCTTTAGTATGTTGGAAGCTTCCTGGAGAAGGCagtgaaaaagaaaatgttacaCGGGTAGACTTAGCTCACGATGGATGGATTTGGGACTTAACATCAATAGATAATATAGTTTACAGTTGCGGTTGGGACCAAAGTGTTAAAGCGTGGAGACTTACAAACACTGGTCTTGTCAAGTTCATGACTTATGACAT gaTCGTCACTGGCGCCCTATTGTGTATCACATCGTGCCCGGATTTAGACCTCTTCGCTACAGGATCATCTTGTAAAAGTGTATTAGTATACGACGCAAGAAGGGGTTACAGCCCGATTGCAAGGTACGAACCGCATAAAATGGCTGTTGTTACATTGGCCATGAACTCCCAGTTTATTCTATCTGCCAGTGAAGACAAGACAGTATCTGTATGGGATCAAAGAGCAAGAAAGACTATAAACAACATTACT ATTTCGCACACAAGATTCCCCATGCGTATATTTATGCAAAAAGACATAGTTTATGTAGGAGACAATAGGTCATATTTGCACATACTGGACCCAAAAAAAGATTTTAAAGTGGTGAAGTGGTACCCCACTGGACATAGAAAAGCTATTAGTGGTGTACATGTTGCACCAGGATGTTTGATCACCAGTTCCACGGATGGGACAGTTAGAATCGCTACTCCCACAGATCCTCCGCGACACCTTGTTACTTTAGACTCTAACTATGGCGAAATAGCTAGT attgattattcaaatgaaGTACTGGCTGTTTCTGGTACAGAGGGAATTGAAATTTGGAGACccaaataa
- the LOC116423800 gene encoding solute carrier family 52, riboflavin transporter, member 3-A, which produces MTNVLQGSERRKRKSSIIVHLLITIFGISTWIGINGIYVQLPVLISTSPEGWTLPSYLVLVVQSANVGPLLYLILQHFQWKINESWWILCLLFLGSCAMGFLTFFHSEKTVINGVEYSLNLFILTFFNALVGCFSSVLFMPYLRNFKKNYLVSFFIGEGLSGVLPSIVALIQGVADSSECTTYNKNTTDSSKMNLKFSSSEYFLFIFIVLFLSLTAFIILEYSSLVQSTTNVDKSDDTLSNETPTCISNELDNRRSINHAKETNKVSDLCNNNANGLIPQMQYYLFILLTICCFFSNGFFPSIQSYSCLPYGNIAYKLSVTFAQFANPLVCLLAYWFVVSDVKHITYLSIVCLAIGSYVTYLALMSPDPPLQETTLGVFLIVIAWTSLVAFISYLKLTIVSVLKNTMLPAMLLRAGAFMQIGSASGAIFSFLIINFTNYFKTFNCNP; this is translated from the coding sequence ATGACAAATGTTTTGCAAGGTTCAGAAAGACGCAAGAGAAAAAGTAGCATCATTGTACATCTTCTTATAACTATATTTGGTATATCTACTTGGATTGGTATCAATGGGATATATGTGCAACTACCAGTGCTTATCAGTACCTCGCCTGAAGGTTGGACTTTACCATCTTATCTAGTGCTGGTGGTACAATCTGCAAATGTTGGACCTTTGCTTTATCTGATTTTGCAACATTTTCAATGGAAGATAAATGAATCTTGGTGGATATTATGTCTGTTGTTTTTAGGCAGTTGCGCGATGGGTTTTCTAACGTTTTTCCATTCTGAGAAGACAGTTATAAATGGAGTTGAATAtagtttgaatttatttattttaacattcttcAATGCTTTAGTGGGCTGTTTTAGttctgtattatttatgccATACCTccgaaattttaagaaaaattacttaGTATCATTCTTCATTGGTGAAGGATTAAGTGGAGTACTGCCAAGTATAGTTGCCTTAATTCAGGGAGTTGCAGATAGTTCTGAATGTACAACTTATAATAAGAATACTACAGATTCttctaaaatgaatttaaaattttcttcgagcgagtattttctttttatttttatcgtctTGTTTTTATCGTTAACTGCGTTTATCATTTTAGAGTATTCGTCATTAGTACAAAGTACAACAAATGTTGATAAGTCTGACGATACACTGTCTAACGAAACACCTACATGCATTTCTAACGAATTGGACAATAGGCGAAGTATAAACCACgcaaaagaaactaacaaggtcTCGGATCTATGTAACAATAATGCGAACGGCCTGATACCgcaaatgcaatattatttatttatactgttAACTATTTGCTGCTTTTTCAGCAACGGATTTTTTCCTAGCATACAGTCTTACTCTTGCTTACCTTATGGAAACATAGCATACAAATTGTCAGTTACATTTGCCCAGTTTGCAAATCCATTAGTTTGTTTATTAGCATACTGGTTTGTGGTATCTGACGTAAAAcatattacttatttatctaTAGTATGCTTAGCTATTGGAAGTTATGTTACATATTTAGCATTAATGTCACCTGATCCACCATTGCAAGAAACAACACTGGGTGTTTTTCTAATTGTGATAGCATGGACAAGTCTGGTAGCTTTTATTTCCTACTTAAAACTGACCATTGTATCAGTACTTAAAAATACAATGCTACCAGCAATGCTCTTAAGGGCAGGTGCATTTATGCAAATAGGGTCTGCAAGTGGggctatattttcatttttgataattaactttacaaattatttcaaaacattcaaTTGTAATCCATGA
- the LOC116423802 gene encoding F-box/WD repeat-containing protein 9 isoform X2, whose protein sequence is MINVFMNNKRRNISKVKIFLHICSFLDASTLVHGLSLVCKQFNDVLKDDSLWKVRISHMCPYTDYPILSPDEDNELFWKLSCVALEKQTSLWRKEDSIEKLSLSNVQYSTIDGLLLMQNGSICISGARDRSLVCWKLPGEGSEKENVTRVDLAHDGWIWDLTSIDNIVYSCGWDQSVKAWRLTNTGLVKFMTYDMIVTGALLCITSCPDLDLFATGSSCKSVLVYDARRGYSPIARYEPHKMAVVTLAMNSQFILSASEDKTVSVWDQRARKTINNITISHTRFPMRIFMQKDIVYVGDNRSYLHILDPKKDFKVVKWYPTGHRKAISGVHVAPGCLITSSTDGTVRIATPTDPPRHLVTLDSNYGEIASIDYSNEVLAVSGTEGIEIWRPK, encoded by the exons ATGATTAACGTTTTCATGAacaataaacgaagaaatataTCCAAAGTAAAA atatttctcCATATCTGCTCCTTCCTAGATGCATCTACCTTAGTACATGGTTTGAGCTTAGTTTGTAAACAATTTAATGATGTTTTAAAGGACGACTCACTATGGAAAGTGAGAATTAGCCACATGTGTCCATATACGGATTACCCAATTTTGTCTCCTG ATGAAGATAATGAACTGTTTTGGAAGTTATCCTGTGTCGCATTGGAAAAACAAACTTCATTATGGAGGAAAGAAGATTCCATAGAAAAACTGTCTCTTAGCAATGTACAGTATAGTACTATTGATGGTTTGCTATTAATGCAG AATGGAAGTATTTGTATATCTGGAGCAAGAGATCGATCTTTAGTATGTTGGAAGCTTCCTGGAGAAGGCagtgaaaaagaaaatgttacaCGGGTAGACTTAGCTCACGATGGATGGATTTGGGACTTAACATCAATAGATAATATAGTTTACAGTTGCGGTTGGGACCAAAGTGTTAAAGCGTGGAGACTTACAAACACTGGTCTTGTCAAGTTCATGACTTATGACAT gaTCGTCACTGGCGCCCTATTGTGTATCACATCGTGCCCGGATTTAGACCTCTTCGCTACAGGATCATCTTGTAAAAGTGTATTAGTATACGACGCAAGAAGGGGTTACAGCCCGATTGCAAGGTACGAACCGCATAAAATGGCTGTTGTTACATTGGCCATGAACTCCCAGTTTATTCTATCTGCCAGTGAAGACAAGACAGTATCTGTATGGGATCAAAGAGCAAGAAAGACTATAAACAACATTACT ATTTCGCACACAAGATTCCCCATGCGTATATTTATGCAAAAAGACATAGTTTATGTAGGAGACAATAGGTCATATTTGCACATACTGGACCCAAAAAAAGATTTTAAAGTGGTGAAGTGGTACCCCACTGGACATAGAAAAGCTATTAGTGGTGTACATGTTGCACCAGGATGTTTGATCACCAGTTCCACGGATGGGACAGTTAGAATCGCTACTCCCACAGATCCTCCGCGACACCTTGTTACTTTAGACTCTAACTATGGCGAAATAGCTAGT attgattattcaaatgaaGTACTGGCTGTTTCTGGTACAGAGGGAATTGAAATTTGGAGACccaaataa
- the LOC116423802 gene encoding F-box/WD repeat-containing protein 9 isoform X3 has product MCPYTDYPILSPDEDNELFWKLSCVALEKQTSLWRKEDSIEKLSLSNVQYSTIDGLLLMQNGSICISGARDRSLVCWKLPGEGSEKENVTRVDLAHDGWIWDLTSIDNIVYSCGWDQSVKAWRLTNTGLVKFMTYDMIVTGALLCITSCPDLDLFATGSSCKSVLVYDARRGYSPIARYEPHKMAVVTLAMNSQFILSASEDKTVSVWDQRARKTINNITISHTRFPMRIFMQKDIVYVGDNRSYLHILDPKKDFKVVKWYPTGHRKAISGVHVAPGCLITSSTDGTVRIATPTDPPRHLVTLDSNYGEIASIDYSNEVLAVSGTEGIEIWRPK; this is encoded by the exons ATGTGTCCATATACGGATTACCCAATTTTGTCTCCTG ATGAAGATAATGAACTGTTTTGGAAGTTATCCTGTGTCGCATTGGAAAAACAAACTTCATTATGGAGGAAAGAAGATTCCATAGAAAAACTGTCTCTTAGCAATGTACAGTATAGTACTATTGATGGTTTGCTATTAATGCAG AATGGAAGTATTTGTATATCTGGAGCAAGAGATCGATCTTTAGTATGTTGGAAGCTTCCTGGAGAAGGCagtgaaaaagaaaatgttacaCGGGTAGACTTAGCTCACGATGGATGGATTTGGGACTTAACATCAATAGATAATATAGTTTACAGTTGCGGTTGGGACCAAAGTGTTAAAGCGTGGAGACTTACAAACACTGGTCTTGTCAAGTTCATGACTTATGACAT gaTCGTCACTGGCGCCCTATTGTGTATCACATCGTGCCCGGATTTAGACCTCTTCGCTACAGGATCATCTTGTAAAAGTGTATTAGTATACGACGCAAGAAGGGGTTACAGCCCGATTGCAAGGTACGAACCGCATAAAATGGCTGTTGTTACATTGGCCATGAACTCCCAGTTTATTCTATCTGCCAGTGAAGACAAGACAGTATCTGTATGGGATCAAAGAGCAAGAAAGACTATAAACAACATTACT ATTTCGCACACAAGATTCCCCATGCGTATATTTATGCAAAAAGACATAGTTTATGTAGGAGACAATAGGTCATATTTGCACATACTGGACCCAAAAAAAGATTTTAAAGTGGTGAAGTGGTACCCCACTGGACATAGAAAAGCTATTAGTGGTGTACATGTTGCACCAGGATGTTTGATCACCAGTTCCACGGATGGGACAGTTAGAATCGCTACTCCCACAGATCCTCCGCGACACCTTGTTACTTTAGACTCTAACTATGGCGAAATAGCTAGT attgattattcaaatgaaGTACTGGCTGTTTCTGGTACAGAGGGAATTGAAATTTGGAGACccaaataa
- the Tnpo gene encoding transportin 1 isoform X2, with amino-acid sequence MKMAWQPQEEGLRQILTLLKESQSPDTAIQRTVQQKLEELNKFPDFNNYLIFVLTKLTSEDEPTRSLSGLILKNNVKAHFHKFLPEVTNFIKQECLSAVGDPSPLIRATVGILITTVASRGELTTWPELLPALCQMLDSQDLNVCEGAFGALQKICEDSAEILDSDALNRPLNVLIPKFLQFFRHSSPKIRSHAIACVNQFIVNRAQALMIHIDSFLENLFHLANDDDSEVRKNVCRALVMLLEVRMDRLIPHMHNIIEYMLMRTQDPDEGVALEACEFWLSLAEQPICKDALAPHLTHLVPILVRGMKYSEIDIILLKGDVEEDEMIPDRDEDIRPRFHKSKTHHSHHTTMTKHGDENGGCDEDDVEPEDGCDDDSTLSDWNLRKCSAAALDMLANVFREELLPVLIPILKETLFHQGWEIKESGILALGAIAEGCMGGMIPHLSELIPYLINCLSDKKALVRAITCWTLSRYAHWVCAQPHDTHLKPLMTELLKRILDGNKRVQEAACSAFATLEEEACTELVPYLGFILETLVFAFGKYQHKNLLILYDAIGTLADSVGHHLNKPDYINLLMPPLINKWNVLKDEDKDLFPLLECLSSIATALRSGFLPYCEPVYRRCVSLVEQTLNQHIASTQSPEQFEAPDKDFMIVALDLLSGLAEGLDGHMERLVMNSNVMQLLYQCMQDVMPEVRQSSFALLGDLTKACFQHVLPCIPEFMPILGQNLNPEFISVCNNATWAIGEIAIKLGSDTSVYIPLILTHLIDIINRLNTPKTLLENTGVLPCGA; translated from the exons ATGAAAATGGCGTGGCAACCGCAAGAGGAAGGACTTAGACAAATCTTAACGCTCCTCAAGGAGTCCCAGAGCCCGGATACGGCTATTCAACGGACTGTGCAACAA AAAttggaagaattaaataaatttccagaCTTCAACAACTatcttatttttgttttaacaaaGCTCACATCAGAGg atgAACCCACGAGGTCTCTTAGTGGACTGATATTGAAGAATAACGTGAAAgctcattttcataaatttttaccAGAAGTTACAAATTTTATCAAGCAAGAATGTTTATCAGCTGTTGGAGACCCATCACCTCTGATCCGTGCGACTGTTGGTATTTTAATAACTACAGTTGCATCCAGAG GTGAATTGACAACATGGCCAGAGCTACTGCCTGCACTTTGCCAAATGTTGGATTCGCAAGATTTAAATGTTTGTGAAGGTGCATTCGGTGCTCTTCAAAAGATTTGTGAAGATTCTGCAGAAATTTTAGATTCGGATGCACTCAATCGACCTTTAAATGTTCTGATCCCGAAGTTCCTGCAATTTTTCAGACATTCAAGCCCTAAAATTAGATCACATGCTATTGCCTGTGTTAATCAATTCATTGTTAACCGCGCACAGGCTCTTATGATTCACATAGATAGCTTCCTGGAGAATCTCTTCCATTTAGCTAATGATGACGATTCTGAAGTTAGAAAAAATGTTTGCAG AGCTTTGGTTATGTTGCTTGAAGTTCGAATGGATAGATTAATACCACATATGcacaatataatagaatatatgtTAATGAGGACTCAGGATCCAGATGAAGGAGTTGCTTTAGAAGCTTGTGAATTTTGGCTTTCTCTAGCAGAGCAACCAATTTGTAAAGATGCACTTGCACCACATTTAACTCATTTAGTACCTATATTA GTGAGAGGAATGAAATACTCCGAAATTGATATAATACTCCTAAAAGGAGACGTAGAAGAAGATGAAATGATCCCAGATCGGGATGAAGATATCAGGCCAAGATTTCACAAATCAAAAACACACCATTCACACCATACTACTATGACTAAACATGGAGACGAGAATGGTGGTTGCGACGAAGACGACGTAGAACCCGAAGACGGATGTGACGACGATTCAACGCTTAGTGATTGGAATTTGAGAAAGTGTTCTGCAGCTGCCCTAGATATGTTAGCAAATGTATTCAGAGAAGAGTTGTTACCCGTTCTAATACcaattttaaaagaaacacTTTTCCATCAAGGTTGGGAAATCAAAGAATCTGGAATATTAGCGTTAGGCGCTATTGCTGAAG GTTGTATGGGTGGAATGATTCCACATTTGTCCGAATTAATTCCATATCTAATTAATTGCTTGAGCGACAAAAAGGCACTAGTACGGGCTATTACATGCTGGACACTAAGTCGTTACGCACATTGGGTTTGTGCGCAACCACACGATACACATTTGAAGCCATTAATGACTGAATTACTCAAAAGAATACTTGATGGCAATAAACGAGTTCAAGAAGCCGCGTGTTCTGCTTTCGCAACGCTTGAAGAAGAAGCATGCACGGAATTAGTCCCTTACCTTGGATTTATTCTTGAAACGCTTGTTTTTGCTTTCG GCAAATATCAACataaaaatcttttaatattGTACGACGCAATTGGTACGCTTGCTGATTCAGTGGGACATCATCTTAATAAACCAGACTACATTAACCTTCTTATGCCACCGCTAATTAATAAATGGAACGTATTGAAAGACGAAGACAAAGATCTCTTTCCATTGTTAGAATGTCTTTCTTCTATTGCAACTGCATTGCGATCAGGTTTCCTTCCTTACTGCGAACCCGTGTATAG GCGATGCGTATCTCTCGTAGAGCAGACGCTAAATCAACATATAGCAAGTACTCAGAGTCCAGAACAGTTTGAGGCGCCTGACAAAGATTTTATGATTGTTGCATTAGACCTACTTAGTGGCTTAGCAGAAGGATTGGATGGTCACATGGAACGCTTAGTAATGAACAGCAATGTAATGCAACTATTGTATCAGTGTATGCAAGACGTTATGCCTGAAGTTAGACAGAGTAGCTTCGCCTTGCTAGGAGATCTTACGAAAGCGTGTTTCCAACATGTTCTCCCATGTATAC CGGAATTTATGCCTATACTTGGACAGAACTTAAATCCAGAATTTATATCAGTATGTAATAATGCAACATGGGCTATCGGTGAAATAGCTATAAAGCTCG GATCTGACACAAGTGTATATATTCCATTAATTTTGACTCATCTGATCGACATAATCAATAGACTAAATACGCCAAAAACACTATTGGAAAATACGG GTGTACTTCCCTGCGGAGCATAA